From the Solanum stenotomum isolate F172 chromosome 4, ASM1918654v1, whole genome shotgun sequence genome, one window contains:
- the LOC125862961 gene encoding LOW QUALITY PROTEIN: transcription factor MYBS3 (The sequence of the model RefSeq protein was modified relative to this genomic sequence to represent the inferred CDS: deleted 1 base in 1 codon): MGRKCSHCGYIGHNSRTCSTLKCAISGNNIIGGLRLFGVQLDISNSCFSSHNNNNLKKSFSLDCLSLTNSHLFSSSSPSLNESWEKSSTTSIDNNGYLSDGTLVGCVGEKKKGVPWTEEEHRRFLNGLEKLGKGDWRGISRNFVTTRTPTQVASHAQKYFLRQSSLNKKKDVQVFLIWQGATTNM; this comes from the exons ATGGGGAGAAAGTGTTCACATTGTGGCTATATTGGTCATAATTCAAGAACTTGTAGCACTTTGAAATGTGCTATTAGTGGTAATAATATTATTGGTGGATTAAGGCTTTTTGGAGTGCAACTTGATATTTCTAATTCTTGTTTTTCTagtcataataataataatttgaagaaaagtTTTAGTTTGGATTGTTTGTCTTTAACAAATAGCCACTTATTCTCATCTTCTTCTCCATCTCTTAATGAAAGTTGGGAAAAAAGTAGTACTACTTCTATTGATAATAATGGTTATCTCTCTGATGGTACTCTTGTAGGTTGTGTTGGTGAAAAGAAGAAAG GTGTTCCATGGACAGAAGAGGAACATAGAAGATTCTTAAATGGACTTGAAAAGTTAGGTAAAGGAGATTGGAGAggaatttcaagaaattttgtgACAACAAGGACTCCAACTCAAGTTGCAAGTCAtgctcaaaaatattttctaagacAATCAAGtctcaacaaaaag aaagacgTTCAAGTCTTTTTGATATg GCAAGGAGCAACAACAAATATGTAG
- the LOC125862962 gene encoding uncharacterized protein At4g29660: protein MATYLWRKYADYVYTKWEKTLLWDMVEPFRRPKSFTPLVTIYVCAFYTGVIGAAITEQLYKEKYWEEHPGQEVPLMKPMFYGGPWRVMRGDVPPMGKFDL from the exons ATGGCAACGTATTTATGGAGGAAATATGCAGATTATGTATACACAAAATGGGAAAAGACGCTCCTCTGGGATATGGTAGAACCATTTAGGAGACCAAAATCGTTTACTCCTCTTGTTACTATCTACGTATGTGCATTTTATACAGGGGTTATTGGAGCAGCCATCACTGAACAACTCTACAAG GAGAAATACTGGGAAGAACACCCTGGGCAAGAAGTGCCTCTAATGAAACCAATGTTTTATGGTGGCCCTTGGAGAGTAATGAGAGGTGACGTTCCTCCTATGGGGAAGTTCGATCTCTGA